The following nucleotide sequence is from Vitis vinifera cultivar Pinot Noir 40024 chromosome 14, ASM3070453v1.
GTAATAACATTCAGCATTCAATGAGCCAACAATATTGATATGAACCTTCATCTCTATCCTATGCTTGCTCCAAGGTTGGCCAAGGAGACACACAGCCTCTATGTTTAACTGCAACTGTCAGCCCAATTTAATGCCTCTTATCTTCCCAGCCTTGACTCTCTCTATATAAGCCCCAATACCAATACCATTACTCACTCAACCTCCTTTTTTTCTAACTTCTTGTGCCTCTTACTTTTGAAGAATGGCAACTACTGTGGAGGATGTCATTGCCAAGGCTGAGATGGTTGAGATTGAGCCCAAGACTGGAGTAGCTCTGAAGCCTCAACTGCTGAAAGAGGAGAAGGTGAATGGCACTGAGCCAAAGCCCATGAATGGAGTGAAAGCAGATGAGGTTGGAAAAAATGAGGGTGTTCCAGAAGAGAAGGCAGAGGCTAGGAAAGAAGCGGCCAACGGCGGTGTTCCCAAGGACGAAGGAAAGAAGGAGGAGGTCGCAGTAGAGATTGAACCCAAGACAGGGGTTTCCTTCCCTGTTAAGGTGGAAGATGGGAAGCAGTTGAATGCTGTCGGCTTGAGGAAGAAGGCTATTCTTGGCTTGGGCATCAAGATTTATGGCTTTGGTATTACTCAATCACATCCCTATAATTCTTATacgtttttttaaaaaaaaaaaacatttatgaaAGACTTACAGCTGGTTAGATATGTTAAACAGATGAGGCATACCTGCTGAGGCAATTGATACAACTAAGATAATCATAGTATCTGTTATGATCTAACACAAACAATTGATCGAACTGCTCTATGATGCAAATTCAAATCCCTGTTCAAGACCAGACCAAGAAGGGAATTGATCATCAGTCCAAACTATCATAATTAACTTTGTACAGCCATGGAAGAAGCAAATAgatcaaaaacttattttcaagTTTTCACCAAGTTTATAACAACTGAATCTGATACAGGATTCTGCATGCAGCATGCCATACCCAGAGCTTGATTACAAGCTAACTACCCACattattcttcatttttattttgcagGAATATATGCAGACCAAGAGAAACTGAAAGATCTTCTAAAGTCAAAGATTGGGAAAGCCCCAGCAAAACCAACTAAGGACATGTATCAGGTGGTAATTGATAGTGATTTGTGGATGATGGTGAGGTTGGTAATAGTGTATTCAGGTCTCACCATGAGCATGGTA
It contains:
- the LOC100243977 gene encoding chalcone isomerase-like protein 1 produces the protein MATTVEDVIAKAEMVEIEPKTGVALKPQLLKEEKVNGTEPKPMNGVKADEVGKNEGVPEEKAEARKEAANGGVPKDEGKKEEVAVEIEPKTGVSFPVKVEDGKQLNAVGLRKKAILGLGIKIYGFGIYADQEKLKDLLKSKIGKAPAKPTKDMYQVVIDSDLWMMVRLVIVYSGLTMSMVRKNFDEGLGASIKKLTGGRRNDELSNKVMGEASDDIKLTSGSVIEITRLPGYTLETKVMGEVVSKVESELLCRAYIHMYLGDDAFDKDAREKFGVSLLSLF